A stretch of the Hydra vulgaris chromosome 09, alternate assembly HydraT2T_AEP genome encodes the following:
- the LOC100213063 gene encoding zinc metalloproteinase nas-13 isoform X3, with protein sequence MCKEKMRKLVLVCMCIVFQTSKALPAKKMVVEGDILVTKNVAEFMVGSGRKRKAMKGDIMQWEGGIIPYSISSDIEPQVRQIIDNSFKVYELKTCLKFVPAKTTDNDYIHFIKDKGCYSAIGRQGGEQVISIGDGCQTQMHVLHELMHGIGFFHEQSRFDRELYVNILWWNIADDAFKNFASYDHGKLDTLGAPYDKHSILHYNNKAFSKYGDNTIESIDNPEEELGGESLSDIDIQQINKLYNCNL encoded by the exons gaGAAAATGAGAAAGCTTGTTCTGGTTTGTATGTGCATTGTGTTCCAGACTAGTAAAG cTCTTCCAGCCAAAAAAATGGTCGTTGAAGGAGACattttagtaacaaaaaatgTGGCTGAGTTCATGGTTGGAAGCGGAAGGAAAAGAAAAGCAATGAAGGGCGACATAATGCAGTGGGAGGGAGGAATCATACCGTATTCCATATCTTCTGATATag AGCCTCAAGTTCGCCAAATTATAGATAACTCGTTTAAAGTATAcgaattaaaaacatgtttaaaatttgtacCTGCGAAAACAACTGATAACGATTATATTCATTTCATTAAAGACAAAGG gtgtTACTCAGCAATCGGAAGACAGGGAGGGGAACAGGTTATTTCAATCGGAGATGGTTGTCAAACACAAATGCACGTACTTCATGAGCTAATGCACGGTATCGGTTTTTTTCATGAACAGTCTCGTTTTGATCGCGAGCTTTATGTAAATATACTTTGGTGGAATATTGCTGACg atgctttcaaaaattttgcgaGTTATGATCATGGAAAACTTGACACTTTAGGAGCACCATACGACAAACACAGTATCCTTCATTACAATAACAAAGCTTTCTCAAAATACGGTGACAATACTATAGAGTCTATTGATAATCCTGAAGAAGAGCTGGGTGGAGAATCTCTGAGTGACATTGACATCCAGCAAATTAACAAACTATATAACTGCAATTTGTAG
- the LOC100213063 gene encoding zinc metalloproteinase nas-13 isoform X1, with protein MRKLVLVCMCIVFQTSKALPAKKMVVEGDILVTKNVAEFMVGSGRKRKAMKGDIMQWEGGIIPYSISSDIEPQVRQIIDNSFKVYELKTCLKFVPAKTTDNDYIHFIKDKGCYSAIGRQGGEQVISIGDGCQTQMHVLHELMHGIGFFHEQSRFDRELYVNILWWNIADDAFKNFASYDHGKLDTLGAPYDKHSILHYNNKAFSKYGDNTIESIDNPEEELGGESLSDIDIQQINKLYNCNL; from the exons ATGAGAAAGCTTGTTCTGGTTTGTATGTGCATTGTGTTCCAGACTAGTAAAG cTCTTCCAGCCAAAAAAATGGTCGTTGAAGGAGACattttagtaacaaaaaatgTGGCTGAGTTCATGGTTGGAAGCGGAAGGAAAAGAAAAGCAATGAAGGGCGACATAATGCAGTGGGAGGGAGGAATCATACCGTATTCCATATCTTCTGATATag AGCCTCAAGTTCGCCAAATTATAGATAACTCGTTTAAAGTATAcgaattaaaaacatgtttaaaatttgtacCTGCGAAAACAACTGATAACGATTATATTCATTTCATTAAAGACAAAGG gtgtTACTCAGCAATCGGAAGACAGGGAGGGGAACAGGTTATTTCAATCGGAGATGGTTGTCAAACACAAATGCACGTACTTCATGAGCTAATGCACGGTATCGGTTTTTTTCATGAACAGTCTCGTTTTGATCGCGAGCTTTATGTAAATATACTTTGGTGGAATATTGCTGACg atgctttcaaaaattttgcgaGTTATGATCATGGAAAACTTGACACTTTAGGAGCACCATACGACAAACACAGTATCCTTCATTACAATAACAAAGCTTTCTCAAAATACGGTGACAATACTATAGAGTCTATTGATAATCCTGAAGAAGAGCTGGGTGGAGAATCTCTGAGTGACATTGACATCCAGCAAATTAACAAACTATATAACTGCAATTTGTAG
- the LOC136085089 gene encoding uncharacterized protein LOC136085089 — MSLNSVKKVDLKQKVNLKANIKNNEDVFSQTFDLEIIECFKIFDINGSGMITANDLLVAISEFGFKFSRDDIDILMEEIDAAGLGGITFNNFKDIVRRVLTERPTEIELESVFNFIDKSNDGYVSSVDLQLVFRQCGEMYTADECLKFIEECSSKKKGLFTLDEFKDYCKTVFQDGSNQTTDDKLPTDHEEELLIAERELMQKI, encoded by the exons ATGTCTTTAAATTCAGTCAAAAAAGTAgacttaaaacaaaaagtaaacttaaaagcAAAT ataAAGAACAATGAAGATGTTTTTTCTCAAACTTTTGATTtag aaatcattgaatgcttcaaaatatttgatataaatgGATCAGGAATGATAACTGCAAATGACTTGCTTGTAGCAATATCAGAATTCGGTTTCAAATTCTCACGTGATGATATTGACATTTTAATGGAAGAAATTGATGCGGCTG gATTAGGTGGaataacttttaacaactttaaagatATAGTTAGAAGAGTCCTTACGGAAAGACCAACTGAAATTGAGTTAGAAAgcgtttttaactttattgataaaagtaACGATGGGTACGTGTCTTCTGTTGACCTTCAGCTAGTGTTCAGACAATGTGGAGAAATGTATACCGCAGATGAATGCTTAAAATTTATAGAGGAATGCAGCAGTAAGAAAAAAGGATTGTTTACATTGGATG agTTCAAAGATTACTGCAAAACAGTATTTCAAGATGGTAGCAATCAAACAACTGATGATAAGTTGCCAACTGACCACGAAGAAGAGCTCTTAATTGCTGAACGAGaactaatgcaaaaaatctga